One Clavelina lepadiformis chromosome 1, kaClaLepa1.1, whole genome shotgun sequence genomic region harbors:
- the LOC143464651 gene encoding dnaJ homolog subfamily B member 12-like isoform X1, with the protein MESNKDEALKCLGIAQTALSGGDVEKATRFVKKSLKLFPTDQATNLMDKIKSAKKENEPPTMNGTQSSRRGESVPDLSTLHGSSKESQPSYTPAQKNLVDRVNRCKDFYEILGVSKSASENELKKAYRKMALQLHPDKNLAPAATEAFKAVGKAYSVLSDAEKRERYDLYGHEGVNTTQRRRRDSSDDEFEQQDFDPQELFNMFFGGGYPSGNVRVFRRGNTYYYDQRPRRHRNEREPQDQVRVWIQLLPFLVLVFVTIMGNYLSTDPAYSLMRKGDYAYRKSTANLRVQFYVKADFDAQYKSGSASRRRLEEMVESDHLDHLRNRCYQERVEKENLRRRGLYFGSTDMVKRSEAMKTPSCDDLEKLFSRAS; encoded by the exons ATGGAAAGCAACAAAGACGAAGCCTTGAAATGTCTCGGCATCGCTCAAACTGCTTTGTCTGGAGGTGACGTTGAAAAAGCGACTCGTTTTGTGAAGAAATCTCTCAAGTTGTTTCCCACTGACCAGGCTACAA ATCTCATGGATAAGATTAAATCTGCGAAGAAGGAGAATGAGCCTCCCACCATGAATGGAACGCAGTCATCACGACGCGGGGAGTCAGTTCCTGACCTCTCAACTTTGCACGGGAGCAGCAAAGAGTCGCAACCATCGTACACACCAGCACAGAAGAATCTGGTCGACAG AGTAAACAGATGTAaagatttttatgaaattctCGGGGTTTCGAAGAGTGCCAGTGAAAATGAACTGAAGAAAGCGTACAGGAAAATGGCGCTACAGCTTCATCCCGACAAGAACCTCGCTCCAGCAGCAACTGAAGCATTCAAAG CTGTTGGCAAGGCATATTCCGTTCTGAGTGACGCTGAAAAAAGGGAGCGATATGATCTCTATGGCCATGAAGGAGTTAATACAACTCAAAGAAGACGTAGAGACAGCTCAGATGACGAGTTTGAGCAACAGGATTTTGATCCTCAGGAATTATTTAACATGTTTTTTGGTGGAGGATATCCATCAG GTAATGTTCGGGTGTTTCGACGAGGAAACACTTACTACTACGACCAACGACCGCGAAGACATCGCAACGAACGCGAGCCTCAG GATCAGGTTCGAGTTTGGATCCAACTTTTACCATTCCTGGTTTTAGTTTTTGTCACAATTATGGGGAACTACCTCTCAACTGACCCCGCCTACTCGTTAATGAGGAAGGG GGACTACGCATACAGGAAGAGCACGGCCAATCTTCGTGTTCAGTTCTACGTGAAAGCTGATTTCGATGCTCAATATAAATCAGGAAGTGCTTCTCGTAGGAGGTTGGAAGAGATGGTGGAATCAGACCACCTTGATCATCTTCGCAATCGCTGCTATCAGGAAAGAGTTGAAA AGGAAAATCTTCGTAGAAGAGGTTTATATTTTGGAAGCACAGACATGGTCAAGCGCTCTGAAGCCATGAAAACGCCTTCGTGTGATGACTTGGAGAAGTTATTCAGCCGAGCATCTTAG
- the LOC143471125 gene encoding malonate--CoA ligase ACSF3, mitochondrial-like codes for MMNWRCFARIASLRNFNSAFQPYMELHSDVRSLQKFLPFAAAKFKEKTAVIDSNRSYTYLELLHLSFTVKDLLGKDGGDGQRIAFLTPHDASYIVCQWASWLNKAIAVPLHSKHPLTELEYVLSNCQANTILSVDPHQEMADQLARKLNINHVPLPKELLLHPKPPLGISVDDIDDEEVAKNPAMIVYTSGTTGPPKGVVHNHSALHAQTSCMTEAWKWSDEDVALHVLPLHHVHGIINMLLCPLSVGATVVMEPQFNPKEIWDYFLHNKDAAINVFMAVPTIYAKLIEYFESNKMCEEEAKSKCQDIRLMVSGSASLPTPILERWRNITGHTLLERYGMTEFGMGLTNSYDGRRVPGAVGLPFPGISAKILRTDEHGRIDANKCIVRFDGGQVVDKMPGQEGVDGELLIKSPSMFQGYWGNKGATEESFLDDWFVTGDTASFADDVFRISGRSSVDIIKSGGYKISALDIERLLLHHPSISEVAVVGIPDEIWGQKIAAILKLKAGLEVSEKDLQNWCRGRMANYKIPREMLFVENIPRNAMGKINKKQLIIKYFSDK; via the exons ATGATGAATTGGAGATGTTTCGCCAGGATTGCAAGTTTAAGAAATTTCAATTCCGCTTTTCAACCATATATGGAACTACATAGTGACGTAAGAAGTCtccaaaagtttttgccgTTTGCAGCTGCTAAGTTCAAAGAGAAAACTGCGGTAATTGATTCAAACAGGAGCTACACATATTTGGAACTTCTTCATTTAAGCTTCACTGTGAAAG ACCTCCTCGGAAAAGATGGCGGCGATGGGCAAAGAATCGCATTTCTTACTCCACATGACGCCTCATACATAGTTTGTCAGTGGGCATCTTGGCTCAATAAAGCAATTGCTGTACCTCTGCATTCTAAACATCCCCTGACGGAACTGGAATATGTTTTGTCGAACTGTCAGGCAAACACCATTCTCTCAGTTGATCCACATCAGGAG ATGGCAGACCAGCTCGCAAGGAAGTTAAACATCAACCATGTTCCTCTTCCAAAAGAACTTCTGCTGCATCCGAAACCTCCCCTCGGCATCAGCGTGGATGATATCGATGATGAGGAAGTTGCGAAAAATCCAGCGATGATTGTTTATACAAGCGGCACTACTGGACCTCCAAAAGGTGTCGTCCATAATCATTCTGCTCTGCATGCACAG ACATCGTGCATGACGGAAGCATGGAAGTGGAGTGACGAGGATGTTGCTCTCCACGTGCTGCCTCTTCATCACGTCCATGGAATCATCAACATGCTCTTGTGTCCTCTATCTGTTGGAGCCACTGTGGTTATGGAGCCACAGTTTAACCCAAAGGAG ATTTGGGATTACTTCTTGCACAACAAAGATGCAGCCATCAATGTTTTTATGGCCGTACCAACAATATATGCAAAATTAATTGAATATTTTGAATCTAACAAAATGTGTGAAGAAGAAGCGAAATCAAAATGTCAAGATATTCGCCTCATGGTGTCAG GGTCTGCCTCTCTGCCCACACCCATCCTTGAAAGATGGAGGAACATCACCGGACACACTTTGCTTGAAAGATACGGGATGACCGAGTTTGGGATGGGCTTGACCAACTCATATGACGGCCGCCGTGTACCAG GCGCGGTGGGATTGCCCTTCCCTGGAATTTCCGCAAAAATTCTCAGAACCGACGAACACGGAAGGATCGATGCGAATAA ATGCATTGTCCGATTTGATGGGGGTCAAGTAGTGGATAAGATGCCGGGGCAGGAGGGGGTCGATGGGGAGCTCCTGATAAAAAGTCCCTCCATGTTTCAGGGGTATTGGGGCAACAAGGGGGCGACAGAGGAAAGTTTTCTTGACG ATTGGTTTGTGACTGGCGACACCGCTTCATTTGCGGACGATGTTTTTCGGATATCTGGCCGATCTTCAGTGGATATCATCAAGAGTGGTGGCTACAAAATAAGCGCCCTGGACATTGAGAGGCTGCTGTTGCACCATCCCAGCATTTCAGAG GTTGCCGTGGTTGGAATTCCTGATGAAATTTGGGGCCAGAAAATCGCTGCAATTTTGAAACTGAAAGCAGGTCTTGAAGTTAGTGAGAAGGATTTGCAAAATTGGTGTCGAGGGCGGATGGCAAACTATAAGATCCCAAgagaaatgttgtttgttgaaaatataccAAGAAATGCGATGGGAAAAATCAACAAGAAACAActtattataaaatatttttctgataaatga
- the LOC143464644 gene encoding uncharacterized protein LOC143464644, which translates to MADGVSTNIAPLIFVAILITSANCYQPERSTEQSEVSEEVVGARRLQRHEIQPQAPSSPVIGSKYIIGGSEIVPEHMRKFHQRVLEQIHSSASETSGDEYLEKSPQHMLRLYHNKKPSKRNAQVLNRKQNHALARSDVVRSFQVIDSFKDSKKFVLIFDTSAVFEQERIRLAEIQLQLRPDDQDVTSLELWDERKSMVEGKIILQRTLIGEVPLPGRRTPSGESATLEVTREYRRWHTFQNKDDREMTPHKHSTRTKRDLSTREEILFVYSTNKNIDLLEVALARQDRSRRSSRRHQAKHRRGKKHKSTKRRNRYRLRNKTERQQTAFDEMQTNEVEDRWGQENNIPVSNELEFGKLKTTSRSGGRDDTAIWRKEQEKSVGSTRKDDVIVVPNKSPVTPKPSSYSPARANPSIPPHCRRVDFEIDFEAIGWGDWIVYPKRYNAFRCEGQCKHPVSQEQGRPSNHAYMQSLLSSHDPTLGIPQPCCVPTALKSLSILYYEDGYVKQRDHEDMTVAECGCR; encoded by the exons ATGGCTGATGGTGTTTCAACAAACATCGCACCGCTAATATTCGTCGCCATTTTGATAACCAGCGCCAATTGTTATCAACCGGAGAGGTCAACAGAGCAGTCGGAAGTATCGGAAGAAGTTGTTGGAGCTCGCCGACTTCAGAGGCACGAAATCCAGCCGCAAGCGCCATCTTCGCCCGTGATTGGCAGCAAATACATCATAGGTGGCTCAGAAATCGTCCCGGAGCATATGAGGAAGTTTCATCAGCGCGTTCTAGAACAAATTCACTCTTCAGCGTCCGAAACAAGCGGAGATGAATATCTGGAAAAGTCCCCCCAGCACATGCTGAGGCTCTATCATAACAAAAAGCCATCGAAGCGCAACGCACAAGTTTTGAACAGGAAACAGAATCACGCTCTGGCGAGATCGGACGTGGTCAGGAGCTTTCAAGTTATCG ATTCTTTCAAAGACTCGAAGAAATTTGTCCTGATTTTCGATACTTCGGCCGTGTTCGAGCAAGAAAGGATCCGATTGGCTGAAATCCAACTTCAGCTCAGGCCTGATGACCaggatgtgacgtcattggaATTATGGGATGAGCGGAAGTCGATGGTCGAAGGAAAAATAATTCTGCAAAGAACCCTCATAGGGGAAGTTCCGTTGCCAGGGAGACGGACCCCAAGTGGGGAAAG CGCTACACTCGAAGTGACCCGCGAGTACCGTCGATGGcatacttttcaaaataaagacGACCGCGAGATGACGCCCCACAAGCATTCGACCCGAACCAAACGAGATCTTTCAACAAGGGAAGAAATTCTTTTCGTTTATTcgacaaataaaaatatcgaTCTGCTAGAAGTCGCCCTTGCGCGGCAGGATCGCAGCCGCCGTTCGTCGAGGCGCCACCAAGCGAAGCATCGACGTGGCAAGAAGCATAAATCGACAAAGCGGCGAAATCGCTACAGGCTACGTAACAAGACCGAGCGGCAGCAAACAGCCTTCGACGAGATGCAGACGAACGAAGTGGAGGATCGCTGGGGCCAGGAGAACAACATCCCGGTGAGCAATGAACTTGAATTTGGCAAATTGAAAACGACCAGCAGGTCGGGCGGTCGCGACGACACCGCGATTTGGCGCAAGGAACAGGAGAAAAGCGTTGGAAGCACGCGCAAAGATGATGTCATTGTGGTTCCAAATAAGTCGCCTGTCACACCCAAGCCGTCCAGTTATAGTCCAGCGCGCGCGAACCCGTCGATACCTCCTCACTGTCGGAGAGTGGACTTTGAAATCGACTTCGAGGCGATCGGGTGGGGGGATTGGATCGTCTACCCGAAGCGTTACAACGCGTTCAGGTGCGAGGGACAGTGCAAGCATCCGGTCAGCCAGGAGCAGGGCCGACCGAGCAACCACGCCTACATGCAGAGCCTTCTCTCCTCCCACGACCCCACTCTGGGGATTCCCCAGCCCTGCTGCGTGCCGACCGCGCTGAAGAGCCTGTCGATCTTGTACTACGAGGACGGCTACGTCAAGCAGCGGGACCACGAGGACATGACGGTGGCCGAGTGCGGGTGCAGATGA
- the LOC143470880 gene encoding carbohydrate sulfotransferase 11-like: MPQLASYKALSLAIFATFLLLYLQYFYLAKIKWRMSRNPHFRIHPLSTEEPYRSRIRGIRGRCREGGGEKNKTLLRGWFKFNDRLKLVFCKTPKVASTTWQYLFLRLGGFPAENITEEKRRSWLLSKIPNKDFKELTTEAEAKVRLREFTTFFITRHPFERLVSCYTDKFTNHSDLRVYRDKYGVQIAAEQATDHLHGLERMFRTNLRLDLVKRTPTFRKLSKSQQAEVLRYWEVLRSGEISFPQFIKFIIDRHRDGSLMDVHWRPQVSMCMPCHFDYSYVMKFENIAEDSNRLLDYIQDNGSHVPLKEKITFPTGHSSLVQNSRTQQAFDQISETDVETLRRIYADDFYILNYDPYLYHGDRL; encoded by the exons ATGCCACAACTAGCCAGTTACAAGGCTTTGTCTTTGGCAATATTTGCAACTTTCTTGCTTTTGTATTTGCAATATTTCtacttggcaaaaataaaatggagAATGTCCAGAA ATCCCCACTTCCGGATTCATCCACTGTCGACAGAGGAACCTTACAGGAGCAGGATTCGCGGAATCCGCGGTCGCTGCAGAGAGGGCGGAGGTGAGAAGAACAAGACGCTATTGAGAGGTTGGTTCAAGTTCAACGACCGACTAAAACTCGTGTTTTGTAAAACGCCAAAG GTGGCAAGCACCACGTGGCAGTATTTATTTCTCCGCCTCGGAGGATTTCCGGCGGAAAATATCACCGAGGAAAAGCGCAGATCGTGGCTCTTGAGCAAAATCCCGAACAAAGATTTCAAGGA GTTAACAACGGAAGCGGAAGCGAAAGTGAGGTTACGGGAGTTCACGACCTTCTTTATAACCCGGCATCCATTCGAGAGATTGGTCTCGTGCTACACCGATAAATTCACCAACCACAGCGACCTGCGCGTTTACAGGGACAAGTACGGGGTTCAAATTGCGGCGGAGCAAGCGACCGATCATCTGCACGGACTCGA GAGAATGTTTCGCACCAACCTGCGACTCGATCTCGTGAAGCGGACTCCGACTTTCCGGAAGCTTTCAAAGTCGCAACAGGCGGAAGTTCTCCGCTACTGGGAAGTTTTAAGAAGCGGAGAAATAAGTTTTCCTCAATTCATCAA GTTCATCATCGATCGCCACCGAGATGGATCCCTCATGGATGTCCACTGGCGCCCCCAAGTGTCAATGTGCATGCCGTGTCACTTCGACTACAGCTACGTCATGAAATTCGAGAATATCGCCGAAGATTCGAATCGATTGTTGGATTACATCCAAGATAATGGTTCTCATGTCCCACTGAAGGAGAAAATAACTTTTCCAACCGGACACTCGTCGCTTGTACAGAATTCTAGAACTCAACAGGCGTTTGATCAAATTTCTGAAACAGACGTGGAAACACTGCGCAGAATATACGCGGACgacttttatattttaaattacgACCCGTACTTGTACCACGGAGACCGCTTATAG
- the LOC143464651 gene encoding dnaJ homolog subfamily B member 12-like isoform X2, translated as MDKIKSAKKENEPPTMNGTQSSRRGESVPDLSTLHGSSKESQPSYTPAQKNLVDRVNRCKDFYEILGVSKSASENELKKAYRKMALQLHPDKNLAPAATEAFKAVGKAYSVLSDAEKRERYDLYGHEGVNTTQRRRRDSSDDEFEQQDFDPQELFNMFFGGGYPSGNVRVFRRGNTYYYDQRPRRHRNEREPQDQVRVWIQLLPFLVLVFVTIMGNYLSTDPAYSLMRKGDYAYRKSTANLRVQFYVKADFDAQYKSGSASRRRLEEMVESDHLDHLRNRCYQERVEKENLRRRGLYFGSTDMVKRSEAMKTPSCDDLEKLFSRAS; from the exons ATGGATAAGATTAAATCTGCGAAGAAGGAGAATGAGCCTCCCACCATGAATGGAACGCAGTCATCACGACGCGGGGAGTCAGTTCCTGACCTCTCAACTTTGCACGGGAGCAGCAAAGAGTCGCAACCATCGTACACACCAGCACAGAAGAATCTGGTCGACAG AGTAAACAGATGTAaagatttttatgaaattctCGGGGTTTCGAAGAGTGCCAGTGAAAATGAACTGAAGAAAGCGTACAGGAAAATGGCGCTACAGCTTCATCCCGACAAGAACCTCGCTCCAGCAGCAACTGAAGCATTCAAAG CTGTTGGCAAGGCATATTCCGTTCTGAGTGACGCTGAAAAAAGGGAGCGATATGATCTCTATGGCCATGAAGGAGTTAATACAACTCAAAGAAGACGTAGAGACAGCTCAGATGACGAGTTTGAGCAACAGGATTTTGATCCTCAGGAATTATTTAACATGTTTTTTGGTGGAGGATATCCATCAG GTAATGTTCGGGTGTTTCGACGAGGAAACACTTACTACTACGACCAACGACCGCGAAGACATCGCAACGAACGCGAGCCTCAG GATCAGGTTCGAGTTTGGATCCAACTTTTACCATTCCTGGTTTTAGTTTTTGTCACAATTATGGGGAACTACCTCTCAACTGACCCCGCCTACTCGTTAATGAGGAAGGG GGACTACGCATACAGGAAGAGCACGGCCAATCTTCGTGTTCAGTTCTACGTGAAAGCTGATTTCGATGCTCAATATAAATCAGGAAGTGCTTCTCGTAGGAGGTTGGAAGAGATGGTGGAATCAGACCACCTTGATCATCTTCGCAATCGCTGCTATCAGGAAAGAGTTGAAA AGGAAAATCTTCGTAGAAGAGGTTTATATTTTGGAAGCACAGACATGGTCAAGCGCTCTGAAGCCATGAAAACGCCTTCGTGTGATGACTTGGAGAAGTTATTCAGCCGAGCATCTTAG